In the Pyrolobus fumarii 1A genome, one interval contains:
- a CDS encoding PaREP1 family protein yields the protein MVTITIPRRVVEAIRKRGHVDVEAFVLEAIEQTLGLDPQEELETRFSIAEHMLRRAREELEGGDPVQASEKLYKAVEECIKILACLNGLEECDIARREGAWWSKLLGRAARRLSLALGEPLIVEAWSHAYDLHVHGFHEHAYTVEEVRESLPLVEKLVEYTRRALEDTKTRR from the coding sequence GTGGTCACTATTACCATTCCGCGGAGAGTTGTAGAGGCCATACGTAAACGTGGGCATGTGGATGTTGAGGCTTTCGTACTGGAGGCTATAGAGCAGACGCTAGGCCTCGACCCCCAGGAGGAGCTTGAAACACGCTTCTCTATCGCCGAGCATATGCTCAGGAGGGCTCGCGAAGAGCTTGAAGGGGGCGATCCTGTCCAGGCCTCGGAGAAGCTGTACAAGGCTGTCGAAGAGTGTATCAAGATATTAGCGTGCCTGAATGGTCTGGAGGAGTGCGATATAGCCAGGAGAGAGGGAGCGTGGTGGTCGAAGCTGCTTGGCAGAGCTGCACGTAGACTATCGCTGGCCCTAGGCGAGCCTCTAATAGTGGAGGCTTGGAGCCATGCCTATGATCTCCATGTTCACGGTTTCCACGAGCACGCTTACACGGTAGAGGAGGTTAGGGAGTCCCTACCGCTAGTCGAGAAGCTAGTGGAATACACGAGAAGGGCGTTAGAGGATACCAAGACGCGAAGATGA
- the sfsA gene encoding DNA/RNA nuclease SfsA → MHLLRVGSVYPCSVVRRVNRFVVEAYVGGSLERVYNTNTGRLEDVLVPGARAFCAESTSGRLRYRLVAVEYGGGYAVIDTRLQEEAFTVAVEVGAIGWLRGCRVARRRPRLARSVLDYLLECSDGEVLVELKSAVLRSPWGEALYPDCPTERGRRHLEELAWAARRGMRVAVVFVAGFPGARIVRPNPAGDPELPGKLLEALREGVEAHGIGLEYDPLTSSILLYNDNMPVVP, encoded by the coding sequence TTGCACTTGCTTCGTGTCGGTAGCGTCTACCCGTGTAGTGTCGTGCGGCGGGTGAACCGTTTTGTCGTCGAGGCGTACGTGGGTGGCAGCCTGGAGAGGGTCTACAATACGAACACTGGCCGCCTTGAGGATGTGCTGGTGCCTGGTGCTCGCGCGTTCTGCGCCGAGAGTACGTCGGGGAGGCTTAGGTATCGCCTGGTCGCCGTGGAGTATGGCGGTGGCTATGCGGTGATAGACACTAGGCTCCAGGAGGAGGCTTTCACGGTGGCAGTGGAGGTTGGCGCCATAGGCTGGCTTCGGGGCTGCCGCGTGGCACGCAGGAGGCCACGCCTCGCCAGGAGCGTACTGGACTACCTCCTAGAGTGTAGTGATGGCGAGGTGCTCGTGGAGCTTAAGAGTGCTGTGCTCCGAAGCCCTTGGGGCGAGGCGCTCTACCCCGACTGCCCCACCGAGCGGGGCAGAAGACACCTCGAGGAGCTCGCCTGGGCTGCGCGGCGAGGGATGCGCGTAGCCGTGGTGTTCGTTGCTGGCTTCCCAGGTGCGAGGATAGTGCGGCCTAACCCAGCGGGCGACCCCGAGCTACCTGGCAAGCTGCTGGAGGCCTTGAGGGAGGGCGTGGAGGCGCACGGCATAGGCCTCGAGTACGATCCCCTCACATCCTCCATACTACTCTATAACGACAACATGCCGGTTGTACCCTAA
- a CDS encoding DUF5518 domain-containing protein, whose translation MGYLAGILVTFVLNIFLVWLPVAGQLLAGFVGGYVAKRGAGGGFIVGFIGGLLGAILLAIALTVVGGILAGGLGVLAGWLLGLGLVAAAVLPAVLCGIGGLIGGLLAGRR comes from the coding sequence ATGGGCTACCTAGCAGGAATACTCGTAACCTTCGTGCTTAACATATTCCTGGTGTGGCTCCCGGTGGCGGGTCAACTACTGGCCGGGTTCGTCGGGGGATACGTGGCTAAGCGGGGCGCGGGTGGAGGCTTCATAGTAGGGTTCATAGGCGGCCTTCTAGGTGCAATACTGCTCGCCATAGCGTTGACAGTCGTGGGTGGTATTCTAGCGGGCGGTCTCGGCGTCCTCGCAGGCTGGCTACTCGGCCTTGGTCTGGTAGCCGCCGCGGTGCTACCAGCCGTACTCTGCGGGATAGGCGGTCTCATAGGTGGATTACTCGCTGGCAGAAGGTGA
- a CDS encoding HEPN domain-containing protein: MRPEAEEWLRAAEDDLLDAKVLLGAGRYAAAAFHAHQAAEKALKAAIIALRGELPPKTHNLVRLASILGVDDEDIMDALRMLNPHYRVARYPDAANGVPMEVYSARISSQLVNLAERVVKWVKKLLASKT, from the coding sequence TTGCGCCCTGAGGCTGAGGAGTGGCTGAGAGCCGCGGAGGACGATCTTCTGGACGCCAAGGTTCTCCTTGGGGCGGGGAGGTATGCGGCAGCAGCGTTTCACGCGCATCAGGCTGCAGAGAAGGCGTTGAAAGCGGCTATTATAGCTCTACGGGGTGAACTTCCTCCCAAGACGCATAACCTGGTGCGGCTAGCCTCTATACTAGGCGTGGATGACGAGGATATAATGGATGCCCTCCGGATGCTCAATCCTCACTATCGTGTTGCTCGTTACCCTGATGCGGCTAACGGCGTGCCTATGGAGGTTTACTCGGCTCGTATATCATCTCAGCTTGTGAACCTGGCTGAGAGGGTGGTAAAGTGGGTGAAAAAACTCCTAGCATCCAAGACGTGA
- a CDS encoding GTPase or GTP-binding - cren protein — protein MRVAREVVKLEPGSVLWLSGPVRVRIVEGGVVAGGVRVGEGFEFLVQAERGASIYAIDESATVELVVGAGGSYRVEKGGEAVGLAREWLRVAEGVAEIGAKLVAVLAPVESGKSTLSLWLANRLGGCYASLDAGQNELGTPGYFSATPIEHVALSPRDLGAKWAWLVGCNAPEHCHWPAMAAAASLARFTRSACKAVVLDTDGFVDSAGLVYKASLLEVLRPDAAIVIRKGPWMKLQQIARIYSDTVLEAPPVPPSLVRSRSRAERRAYRERMYRMLFQNAERVTLSLEDVVLLNSEVAGFPQLPVQEDAYLAPDGTLRLAQRQQLQGLLSSIVLQEGYEVPALLEHLSVRSKSVTLRVAWKPEGKPVAVKLGFTRLVGWREERLPLRPHAA, from the coding sequence TTGCGCGTCGCGCGTGAAGTTGTGAAGCTCGAGCCTGGCAGCGTGTTGTGGTTGTCTGGGCCGGTGCGCGTTCGCATCGTGGAGGGTGGCGTAGTTGCTGGTGGTGTTAGGGTTGGTGAGGGTTTTGAGTTTCTAGTGCAGGCCGAGAGGGGTGCCAGCATCTACGCTATAGACGAGTCTGCTACTGTTGAGCTTGTCGTGGGCGCCGGGGGTAGCTACCGTGTTGAGAAGGGTGGTGAGGCTGTTGGCTTGGCGCGTGAGTGGCTGAGGGTCGCGGAGGGCGTCGCGGAGATTGGTGCGAAGCTTGTGGCTGTGCTCGCGCCCGTGGAGTCCGGGAAGTCGACTCTATCCCTCTGGCTCGCAAATCGCCTTGGTGGTTGCTACGCTAGCCTGGATGCCGGGCAGAATGAGCTCGGAACCCCCGGCTATTTCTCGGCTACACCGATCGAGCACGTCGCCTTGTCCCCGAGAGACCTGGGTGCCAAGTGGGCGTGGCTGGTGGGGTGTAACGCGCCCGAGCATTGCCACTGGCCCGCTATGGCTGCCGCCGCGTCGCTAGCAAGGTTCACGCGCAGTGCATGCAAGGCGGTCGTGCTCGACACGGATGGTTTCGTGGATAGCGCTGGCCTGGTGTACAAGGCGTCTCTCCTCGAGGTGCTACGCCCTGACGCGGCAATTGTGATACGCAAGGGGCCTTGGATGAAGCTGCAGCAGATCGCGCGCATCTACTCGGATACCGTGCTGGAGGCTCCACCGGTGCCACCAAGCCTCGTTAGGAGTAGGTCGCGTGCCGAGAGGAGAGCCTACCGCGAGAGGATGTACAGGATGCTATTCCAGAACGCGGAGCGCGTCACGCTCAGCCTAGAGGATGTGGTGCTGCTGAACAGCGAGGTTGCGGGGTTCCCACAGCTCCCGGTGCAGGAGGATGCCTACCTCGCACCGGATGGCACGTTGAGGCTTGCTCAGAGGCAGCAGCTCCAAGGGTTACTCTCCAGCATAGTACTGCAGGAGGGATACGAGGTACCAGCGCTCCTAGAGCACCTCAGCGTACGATCCAAGAGCGTGACGCTACGCGTAGCATGGAAGCCTGAGGGTAAACCAGTGGCCGTGAAGCTCGGGTTCACGAGGCTCGTCGGATGGAGAGAAGAGAGGCTCCCACTACGCCCACACGCCGCGTAA
- a CDS encoding EamA family transporter produces MLPGIAAYTLYIRGVALIGAPRASIISTLEPVTAVTLSLTLGYKTSILQFTGITLVLASAVTAALQNRQSGS; encoded by the coding sequence GTGCTACCGGGCATCGCTGCATACACCCTCTACATACGTGGCGTGGCACTCATAGGTGCACCCAGAGCATCGATAATCTCGACCCTCGAGCCCGTGACGGCAGTCACGCTCTCACTCACACTCGGCTACAAGACGAGCATCTTGCAATTCACGGGCATCACGCTAGTCCTAGCGTCGGCGGTCACAGCAGCATTACAAAACCGGCAATCTGGCAGCTGA
- a CDS encoding transcriptional regulator yields the protein MTHSDIASILEGLRRSPLNAPVRLAVMVILVYRGEIEFNELQKILGVKPGLLWSHIEKLHRDGLVVYKRRFTARGPRLTIRATSKGVMETLGYIRLLRSLLSTAPERAADAMIVEQREDDKLGQAPG from the coding sequence GTGACGCACAGCGATATTGCGAGCATTCTAGAAGGGTTGCGGAGGTCGCCTCTAAACGCGCCGGTACGCCTAGCGGTAATGGTAATACTCGTTTACCGCGGCGAGATAGAGTTCAACGAGCTTCAGAAGATACTCGGGGTAAAGCCGGGCCTACTCTGGTCGCACATCGAGAAGCTACACCGGGATGGCCTGGTAGTGTACAAGAGGAGGTTTACGGCTAGAGGCCCGAGGTTGACCATACGTGCCACTAGCAAGGGTGTCATGGAGACACTCGGGTACATTCGACTCCTCCGTAGCCTGCTCTCAACGGCGCCAGAGAGAGCCGCAGACGCTATGATAGTGGAGCAGCGGGAAGACGACAAACTCGGGCAGGCACCGGGCTAG
- a CDS encoding PaREP1 family protein has product MRERPKGDYSLFTDALLRSSVSSVSAYVRLLLPSVEMLVKISTTALPPRLRGRRDVDAASSGWGTRLARARARLAKAWRLLAEGLGDEAGEEAWRATIDAINAAAIAAWGIEAKSHQALRIIVAELYREGLDIRSEFGVAEALHNNYYDPGHPPETLQAMIANVERLIDRVEAWITTRTEKPRLPLIQPLAPLLPANLIRSITIPILRPVTRYG; this is encoded by the coding sequence ATGCGCGAGAGGCCGAAGGGCGACTATAGTCTCTTTACGGATGCCCTTCTACGCTCCTCCGTTAGCAGTGTAAGCGCGTATGTAAGACTACTTCTACCATCCGTAGAGATGCTCGTAAAAATCTCAACCACCGCACTACCGCCTAGGCTCCGTGGACGCAGGGATGTGGATGCGGCGAGCAGTGGCTGGGGCACAAGGTTGGCACGAGCAAGAGCCCGGCTGGCCAAAGCCTGGAGGCTTCTAGCCGAGGGACTCGGCGATGAGGCCGGGGAGGAAGCATGGAGGGCTACCATCGACGCAATAAACGCGGCGGCTATTGCCGCCTGGGGGATCGAGGCCAAAAGTCATCAAGCGCTACGCATCATAGTAGCTGAGTTATACCGCGAAGGCCTCGACATACGGAGCGAGTTTGGCGTCGCAGAAGCCCTCCACAACAACTACTACGATCCTGGCCACCCGCCGGAAACCCTCCAAGCGATGATAGCGAACGTCGAACGCCTAATAGATAGGGTCGAGGCGTGGATAACAACGCGGACAGAAAAGCCACGTTTACCACTCATCCAGCCTCTAGCGCCACTCCTGCCAGCAAACCTCATACGGAGCATTACAATACCCATACTAAGACCCGTAACACGATACGGGTAG
- a CDS encoding nucleotidyltransferase domain-containing protein, giving the protein MGEKTPSIQDVIDELSKLARILRVRLGLRALILFGSWARGEQLRESDIDILVVAECFRGQPFYEREFLVYKLYRGKLPIEPWCYTPEEVVEAALRNPRLDVIDALDHGIVVYDDGFWKELRAKAIRWKRTSYGGIALRSRSEKREKE; this is encoded by the coding sequence GTGGGTGAAAAAACTCCTAGCATCCAAGACGTGATAGACGAGCTTTCAAAACTTGCGAGAATACTTCGTGTTCGTCTCGGTCTCCGCGCCCTTATACTCTTTGGCAGCTGGGCTCGCGGCGAACAGCTACGCGAGAGCGACATAGACATTCTTGTTGTTGCAGAGTGTTTCCGGGGCCAGCCCTTCTACGAGCGCGAGTTTCTCGTGTACAAGTTGTACCGAGGTAAGCTGCCAATAGAACCCTGGTGTTACACGCCAGAGGAAGTTGTTGAAGCTGCATTGAGAAACCCGAGGCTCGACGTTATAGATGCTCTTGATCATGGTATTGTCGTGTATGACGATGGGTTTTGGAAGGAGTTGAGGGCAAAGGCTATCCGTTGGAAGAGGACTAGCTATGGGGGCATAGCTTTACGGTCTAGGAGTGAAAAGCGAGAAAAGGAATAG
- a CDS encoding PaREP1 family protein, whose protein sequence is MTTLNSVRLLEQPLPRPRRDPTGYASARVLEALLEALLALRFLEEGYTRNAAGKAFQAWRALTGALLALERDRILESLRTEEERRWLEEKGIPRVPSSRLKPLARLVEEAGYKDYTHYTSTALDLHDYQYHGPDPSGDMSKYPDPEEAARDVTSILAKLTRIVEEHAKPKLEQAGKWTREHREALEILKQKLRRA, encoded by the coding sequence GTGACGACGCTGAACTCTGTAAGGTTGCTCGAACAGCCATTGCCGAGGCCTCGGCGAGACCCCACGGGCTATGCTAGTGCTCGAGTCCTAGAGGCCCTACTCGAGGCTCTCCTGGCTCTAAGGTTCCTCGAGGAGGGTTACACCAGGAACGCTGCAGGCAAGGCGTTCCAGGCGTGGCGGGCTCTCACAGGAGCACTGCTAGCCCTCGAGAGGGACAGGATACTGGAGAGTCTGAGGACCGAGGAGGAGAGAAGATGGCTAGAGGAGAAGGGTATACCACGAGTGCCCTCGTCAAGGCTCAAGCCGTTGGCAAGGCTAGTCGAAGAAGCAGGGTACAAAGACTACACGCATTACACGAGCACAGCGCTCGACCTCCACGACTATCAGTACCACGGGCCGGACCCCTCCGGCGACATGAGCAAATACCCTGATCCCGAAGAAGCGGCAAGAGACGTTACATCGATCCTGGCCAAACTGACTAGGATTGTAGAAGAGCATGCCAAGCCAAAGTTAGAGCAAGCGGGAAAATGGACACGTGAACATAGAGAAGCGTTGGAGATCCTAAAGCAGAAGCTGAGACGAGCCTAG
- a CDS encoding PaREP1 family protein — protein MASITVSIPRSLAERARKEAEKLGLGLEEYIIELLAEGLDPKDRAQEYVEAALELLGQAREELERGDIRQAAEKLWGATALAIKAYAWLRDGRRLASHGELWEYSKRLIDELGEWVFDAWMAANGMHTCFYEGWCTRGHVERALKRIERLVREVATRVKAGR, from the coding sequence TTGGCATCTATTACTGTTAGTATCCCACGCAGCTTGGCTGAGCGTGCACGGAAGGAGGCTGAGAAGCTTGGCCTTGGGCTCGAGGAGTACATCATCGAGCTGCTGGCAGAGGGGCTAGATCCCAAGGATCGCGCACAGGAGTACGTTGAAGCTGCCCTTGAGCTGTTGGGGCAGGCGCGTGAGGAACTGGAACGAGGCGATATCCGCCAGGCTGCAGAGAAGCTCTGGGGCGCTACTGCGCTCGCAATAAAGGCTTATGCCTGGCTGAGAGACGGGAGAAGACTCGCGAGCCACGGCGAGCTGTGGGAGTACTCGAAAAGGCTCATTGATGAGCTTGGAGAGTGGGTGTTTGACGCGTGGATGGCTGCTAATGGGATGCATACGTGTTTCTATGAGGGGTGGTGTACGCGGGGCCATGTAGAGAGGGCTCTAAAGAGGATAGAGAGGCTGGTCCGGGAAGTCGCCACGCGGGTTAAGGCAGGGAGATAA